One genomic window of Gossypium hirsutum isolate 1008001.06 chromosome D11, Gossypium_hirsutum_v2.1, whole genome shotgun sequence includes the following:
- the LOC107912853 gene encoding NEP1-interacting protein 1, with protein sequence MEFHEYQSRFSRPPPSFFGDFLEKLKDFCNFAFSAIIGNIFYAILTFFFALVGTLLGAMTGALIGQETESGFVRGAAVGAISGAVLSIEVFESSLVLWQSDESGIGCLLYLIDVIASLLSGRLVRERIGPAMLSAVQSQMGASETAFEEVQNIFDTGGVKGLAGDLVEKIPKIIITKNNNVDASGEKVSCTVCLQDFQLGETVRSLPQCHHMFHLPCIDKWLVSHASCPLCRRDL encoded by the exons atggaATTTCATGAATACCAAAGTCGTTTTTCGAGGCCTCCACCTTCCTTCTTTGGGGATTTCCTTGAAAAGCTTAAAGATTTTTGCAATTTCGCCTTTTCCGCCATTATTGGCAACATTTTCTATGCGATCTTAACCTTCTTCTTTGCATTAG TGGGCACCCTGTTAGGTGCCATGACGGGGGCTTTGATAGGACAAGAGACCGAGAGTGGGTTCGTTCGAGGCGCCGCAGTTGGGGCTATATCTGGAGCTGTTTTATCAATCGAAGTTTTCGAATCTTCTCTTGTTCTTTGGCAATCAGATGAATCCGGGATCGGATGCTTGTTGTATTTG ATTGATGTCATTGCAAGCCTTCTAAGTGGGAGGCTTGTCCGAGAACGAATTGGTCCGGCGATGCTGAGTGCAGTCCAAAGTCAG ATGGGAGCTTCTGAAACAGCTTTTGAGGAGGTTCAGAACATCTTCGACACCGGTGGTGTTAAAGGATTGGCTGGAGATTTGGTTGAAAAAATCCCAAAGATCATAATCACTAAAAATAACAATGTCGATGCTTCTGGGGAGAAAGTCTCCTGTACAGTTTGCCTTCAG GACTTTCAGCTCGGAGAAACGGTTAGGAGCTTGCCGCAGTGCCATCACATGTTCCACCTTCCTTGCATAGATAAGTGGCTTGTTAGTCATGCTTCTTGTCCATTATGCAGAAGGGATCTGTAA